Proteins co-encoded in one Pocillopora verrucosa isolate sample1 chromosome 1, ASM3666991v2, whole genome shotgun sequence genomic window:
- the LOC131772537 gene encoding ephrin-B2-like isoform X2 → MGIVSLIQRACIILSLLIDSGRSELYPSIQWTRHNPKFASNRTQCVHPMSKVIFVCPNTATIVKRLVHSSYVDPQYENLWLVRKQSYERCVINTTTDTRLWLCDEPLKLKYYTVTFKRFSASKEPEFQPGKDYYIIATSDGRKESLNSTSGGNCRTNRMKLKFYVCTSNADPRCKSEDECNRVSPTQSEFTSSDPTSPTKTVESHSTLNSSQPTSRTKTVESHATLNSNISCVNNTHPTIRIINPDDPEKEKDVLSSTSGYEISIGFLGVMIFLLLVLSTILMYKLHLKRKVPASSSRSSALLMNETKTKAVMAAQMETRNTVHSSV, encoded by the exons ATGGGAATTGTTAGCCTAATCCAGCGCGCTTGTATAATACTTTCGCTTTTGATTGACTCTGGTAGAAGTGAACTGTATCCATCCATTCAATGGACAAGACATAATCCAAA ATTTGCATCGAATAGGACACAATGCGTTCACCCAATGTCTAAAGTGATCTTCGTGTGCCCAAACACAGCTACAATAGTAAAAAGACTCGTTCACAGTAGTTATGTAGATCCACAGTACGAAAATCTGTGGCTGGTCAGGAAACAAAGTTACGAGCGGTGTGTAATAAATACGACCACTGATACGAGACTATGGTTGTGCGACGAACCGCTTAAACTGAAATATTACACCGTGACTTTTAAAAGATTCAGCGCCAGCAAGGAGCCCGAATTTCAGCCAGGAAAAGATTACTATATTATAG CAACTTCAGATGGAAGAAAAGAGTCCCTCAACAGTACGTCTGGTGGAAACTGTCGAACAAACAGAATGAAGCTGAAATTCTATGTTTGCACAAGCAATGCAG ATCCACGTTGCAAAAGTGAAGACGAGTGTAATAGGGTCTCTCCAACACAATCTGAATTTACCTCCTCTGACCCTACCAGCCCGACAAAAACTGTTGAATCTCATTCAACTCTCAACTCGTCTCAGCCTACCAGCCGGACAAAAACTGTTGAATCTCATGCAACTCTCAACTCGAACATATCATGTGTAAACAATACTCACCCCACGATAAGAATCATCAATCCTG ATGatcctgaaaaagaaaaggacgTGTTATCAAGTACATCAGGTTACGAGATTTCTATTGGTTTTCTTGGGGTTATGATCTTTCTTCTGCTAGTTCTTTCCACTATCCTGATGTACAAGCTtcaccttaaaagaaaagttccGGCTTCTTCGTCACGTAGCAGTGCGCTTTTGATGAACGAAACGAAAACGAAAGCAGTAATGGCAGCGCAAATGGAGACTCGGAATACCGTGCATagttctgtttga
- the LOC131772537 gene encoding ephrin-B2-like isoform X1, translating to MGIVSLIQRACIILSLLIDSGRSELYPSIQWTRHNPKFASNRTQCVHPMSKVIFVCPNTATIVKRLVHSSYVDPQYENLWLVRKQSYERCVINTTTDTRLWLCDEPLKLKYYTVTFKRFSASKEPEFQPGKDYYIIATSDGRKESLNSTSGGNCRTNRMKLKFYVCTSNAVFVDPRCKSEDECNRVSPTQSEFTSSDPTSPTKTVESHSTLNSSQPTSRTKTVESHATLNSNISCVNNTHPTIRIINPDDPEKEKDVLSSTSGYEISIGFLGVMIFLLLVLSTILMYKLHLKRKVPASSSRSSALLMNETKTKAVMAAQMETRNTVHSSV from the exons ATGGGAATTGTTAGCCTAATCCAGCGCGCTTGTATAATACTTTCGCTTTTGATTGACTCTGGTAGAAGTGAACTGTATCCATCCATTCAATGGACAAGACATAATCCAAA ATTTGCATCGAATAGGACACAATGCGTTCACCCAATGTCTAAAGTGATCTTCGTGTGCCCAAACACAGCTACAATAGTAAAAAGACTCGTTCACAGTAGTTATGTAGATCCACAGTACGAAAATCTGTGGCTGGTCAGGAAACAAAGTTACGAGCGGTGTGTAATAAATACGACCACTGATACGAGACTATGGTTGTGCGACGAACCGCTTAAACTGAAATATTACACCGTGACTTTTAAAAGATTCAGCGCCAGCAAGGAGCCCGAATTTCAGCCAGGAAAAGATTACTATATTATAG CAACTTCAGATGGAAGAAAAGAGTCCCTCAACAGTACGTCTGGTGGAAACTGTCGAACAAACAGAATGAAGCTGAAATTCTATGTTTGCACAAGCAATGCA GTCTTTGTAGATCCACGTTGCAAAAGTGAAGACGAGTGTAATAGGGTCTCTCCAACACAATCTGAATTTACCTCCTCTGACCCTACCAGCCCGACAAAAACTGTTGAATCTCATTCAACTCTCAACTCGTCTCAGCCTACCAGCCGGACAAAAACTGTTGAATCTCATGCAACTCTCAACTCGAACATATCATGTGTAAACAATACTCACCCCACGATAAGAATCATCAATCCTG ATGatcctgaaaaagaaaaggacgTGTTATCAAGTACATCAGGTTACGAGATTTCTATTGGTTTTCTTGGGGTTATGATCTTTCTTCTGCTAGTTCTTTCCACTATCCTGATGTACAAGCTtcaccttaaaagaaaagttccGGCTTCTTCGTCACGTAGCAGTGCGCTTTTGATGAACGAAACGAAAACGAAAGCAGTAATGGCAGCGCAAATGGAGACTCGGAATACCGTGCATagttctgtttga